GTACCCCGGAAGATGTAACAAAGGGAGTGCTATACCTGATGGAACAGTGCGGTGAAACAGGACAGGCCCTCCCAATCACCGGAGGACAGGTGATGTTGAATTAAATACATAACAATAGAAATGAAAACAAGAGCTGTACGATTATACGGTAAGAAAGATCTCCGATTGGAGGAATTTGAACTACCCCCGATCAAAGAGGATGAAATCCTTGCAAAAGTGGTATCCGATTCCATCTGCATGTCCTCCTATAAGGCATCTTCACAGGGTACCGATCACAAACGAATCCCGGATGATGTGGCGGCTAACCCGATTATCATTGGACATGAATTTGCCGGAGAGTTACTTGAAGTGGGAGCCAAATGGGCCGACAAATTCAAGGCGGGTGACAAATTTTCCATACAGCCTGCATTATACTACGAAAATGGTCCGGTGGGAATTTTAAGTGCTCCCGGATACAGTTACAAATATATCGGCGGTGATGCCACTTACGTGGTGATTCCAAACGAAGTAATAGAACAGGATTGTCTGTTACCCTATCATGGCGAAGGCTACTATCCCGCATCGCTGGCAGAACCACTCTCCTGCGTGATTGGTGCCATGCATGCCAATTACCATACTACCCCGGGAAGTTATCAGCACAAGATGGAGATCGTGGAGGGTGGCAATATGGCCATCTTGGCAGGGGTAGGTCCCATGGGACTTGCAGCCATTAACTACGTGCTCAACAGAGAAGATCGCAAACCTTCACTACTAGTTGTGACCGATGTAGATCAGGCCCGTCTGGACCGAGCAGCATCCATCTATACGGTGGCTTTTGCCGCTGCAAGAGGAATTGACCTGCGCTATGTGAATACCGGAAAGATGGCCGATCCGGTAAAAGAGTTGAAGTTGATAAGTGGTGATCATGGTTATGATGATGTTTTTGTCTTTGCACCCGTGAAGCCTGTGGTGGAGCAGGGGGATGCCATTCTGGCGTTCGACGGCTGTCTCAATTTCTTCGCCGGTCCCGGTGATCCCAACTTCAGCGCCATGCTCAACTTCTACAATGTGCATTACGCCTACACCCATATCGTAGGTACCAGTGGTGGCAACAATGATGACATGAAGGAGGCACTGGAGATCATGGGAAGCGGCCTTGATCCTGCGGGACTGGTCACACATATCGGGGGACTCGATGCGGTGATCGATACCACTAAACACTTGCCTGAGATTCCGGGTGGGAAGAAACTGATTTATACCCATATTGATATGCCGCTTACTCCCATTGCCGATTTTGAAAAGCTGGGAGAAAAGAGTGAGTTGTTCCGTAAATTGGCTGAGATCTGCAATCGCAATAACGGGCTTTGGAGCGTGGAGGCTGAATCCTATTTGCTCAACTTTTTTGAAAAGAACTAAGGTAATTGTAAGCTGTCA
This genomic window from Dysgonomonadaceae bacterium zrk40 contains:
- a CDS encoding zinc-binding dehydrogenase — its product is MKTRAVRLYGKKDLRLEEFELPPIKEDEILAKVVSDSICMSSYKASSQGTDHKRIPDDVAANPIIIGHEFAGELLEVGAKWADKFKAGDKFSIQPALYYENGPVGILSAPGYSYKYIGGDATYVVIPNEVIEQDCLLPYHGEGYYPASLAEPLSCVIGAMHANYHTTPGSYQHKMEIVEGGNMAILAGVGPMGLAAINYVLNREDRKPSLLVVTDVDQARLDRAASIYTVAFAAARGIDLRYVNTGKMADPVKELKLISGDHGYDDVFVFAPVKPVVEQGDAILAFDGCLNFFAGPGDPNFSAMLNFYNVHYAYTHIVGTSGGNNDDMKEALEIMGSGLDPAGLVTHIGGLDAVIDTTKHLPEIPGGKKLIYTHIDMPLTPIADFEKLGEKSELFRKLAEICNRNNGLWSVEAESYLLNFFEKN